The Bactrocera dorsalis isolate Fly_Bdor chromosome 3, ASM2337382v1, whole genome shotgun sequence genomic interval tacttttatttcttcattgcTCCAATTAGACTTGTCGTTTATAGAATTTGtttaataaagataaaaatgCATCTTTCGGCACATCATTGGACGCTTgttgaattttcattttaatatcgtTGTATTTTCTCTCTTCATACGCATGGTAGTGGTTGATAAGATCCAATTCTTTGTAAAGTTTTTTAACACGCGCGACTTTTTCAGCATCTGTAAAGAAAAgtgttacattttttatatatagcaatattaacatattttctCTCTGATTACTTACCTTTTTGTCCATAGCATTCCTCCATTATCTCTTTTTGTGCGGGACTAGCTTTCTGCATACACATGACAGCCAACCAAGAAGCTTTGTTGTCCTGTATATCTGTGCCGATTTTGCCACTTATATCAGAATCACCAAAACAATCGATGAAATCGTCTTGTACTTGAAATAAATTACTCATTTCTAAGAGAATAGTTTTTGATTCCTCAAATACCGCTTTGTTCTTTacactaaaattaaatatttaaaataactatattgaattgaatttaaaattaaaactcagACATACCCTGCTAAATGGAAAGCCACTGCTACCGGAAAATAGAAAGAATAGTAGCCAGTTTTTGTATCACTAATTACATTGTATTTATCTATATTAAAATcggttacttttttatttgcataaatattatcCATTGATTGTCCCGAGGTTGTAATgaaagttattttatgaaatagTTCTAGTAAATCAACGTAGCAATCCAAATGGCGAAAATGTTTACGCAGCAGCGCGTATATTCCATTTTCAATCATCATAGCATCGTTGACAGCTATAATGCCAACATCATTCTTTTTGTGCCAGCACAATTGACCGCGACGTGTAATGCTGTCATCTACAATGTCATCAAGTATGAGGAAGAAACATTGTAactgtgaacaaaaaaaaatttgaaattaacgtacttaatataaattacattttttaatttctaaaacaaaaataaagaaagacaAACCATTTCAATGCACCATGCCAGATAGTGTAATAATTGAAGATTTTCTGGCGTGAGCTCTTCGGGTTTGACTAGATTTTTGTAGGTTGAAATAGCAAGAAAAGCACGACTCTTTTTCCCGCCTATTGCATTGTACTCCAAGGCctgcaataaatttaaacaatttcgttTATACAGCAATTAATTATGAAACTCCAGAACTTTTACCTTTTCGTTCCAGCTTGCGGCCTCATCTGCTTTTAAGCTCCTTATTTCCTCGGTGAGTTCACGTACAAtatctgcaaaaaaaatattacatacaatgttgtttttaataaaatctaaatATGAAAGGTATCAAGGGATATCGTTTTCATCGttcacttattattattatatatatccTCATATTGAACCATATCTACAAAGTATGTTTATGTGAATGCCAAAAAGGAAAGGATTTGAAGAATAAAATACCTGAGCGACTCGCAAAACAGTTTCTTATATATAGATTTCGAAGACCAATCAACTATAACACAAAGCTGCTTAACCTGCCCTTATTTACAATCATTACTCAGGAAATAGATATGAGTAAAATTCCTTAACTACGAgaacaatatatttttcagatatttcAGATGAACGTACACAAAATGTGATGTGAATATGTGTGACTCCTATATTTATGAACTGAGGTTCAATAAGTTTTATCATGCAAATTGAATGCAACAAATGTATATCAAACTAAACGTTTGCAttacaatataaaatgtataacaatAAGTGACCTCTGTTCCGGCCCCTTTTACTGATGATGTTAAATGTGTCTATAGGCTTCAATGTACATatggaaatttaaaacaaattttctttgttCCTACCTGGAAATAATGCCATGAAGTCAGGAGTCCCATCGCCTGACGCACTTACATATTTCGTATCAGGCGCATGCGTTTGAATTGAAAGCGGGCTGTAAGTAAAAATTTACACATGAATTAATTTCTAGCCTAAAGAAACAAAATCAACATTTTAAAACGAagaaatatgtacatgcaaGTGATTAATTTTgctcttatatatgtatgtatgggtgaaTCATGATTTTTATACTATATCATACTTAAAAATCCGACCATGAATACTGTtaccaaataataaaaaaaattaaataagaaatagtCGCTTTATATGCAATCTTTCAAATGCGTTTCGGGAAGGTATATAGTAGTAtgctatctatctatctatcaaATGTATCGGGAAGGTATATAGTAGTTTATAGCAAAAATCTTCGTTTGTTAGAGTAACATTCACGGCGCATTTCCCTTCTGAAAAGGATGATATGACCGAAGCGTTCCTCTGAAAAGCCCATTATgttactttttttcatttgtccCTCTATACAACTTCACACAATTCGCAATGTTTTTTTGGTGTTATTATCTCTTTAACGGAAGCATCCTTTGTGCTAGATTGGTGGTTATAACGAAATTTATCACGCAAGTATTTGACCAATGAATATCCTACGAAATTGTGAAACAATTGCGCTCGCTTttggtattatttatttacatttcatattttgctattttgaGAGTTAATTTCTCCGGTGATATCTGAGATTTGTGTTATGGGTTAATTTTCGTTTGCACATACAATATATCATCATGCGGCCAACAGGTCAATGAGAAGTAGCACCCACTGGTACCATAGTCTTGGGAGGCAATTCATAGTTCTTTCGCGTGGAGTAACATTTGGGCAAAACTGTTTTTAGCAAATGGTAAATTGCATTATAAACTTTGTGGCTAATGACACTATCCGTTTTAGAAGAAACATACTTTTTAACCAAGAAAATGATGGAGAcattagtatataaaataattatttcgttCTCAAATACTAAGAAAATTATTGGCTTACATAAAATTTACATACCGTTGGAATTTTAACAACAATTGTTGATGTGGCTTCTGCGACCGATGGAGATTGGATAGCTTTCTCGCACTGCTTGTAATTTTGTTTGCACTAAATCCTAAAATTGTACTAACATTGAATTGTAGTTGTGGGCATTTAAGTGTACGTgacaacatttttattcaagtttaaTAGGGATATCCAACCAAATTAGGAAAATATATGAGGAACAAATTCAGAACACTATTTTTCTTATCTAGTTATCACTTCCAAAATACAACTTATACTTTCGCCGAAGTAAACATAGTATACGAAATCATCTGATTTGACTAACTTGGCAGCGCCGTTCGAATTCAAAGCAGCGCCGTTGAAAGTTGTTTACAATTTATGGTGTCAACATACGCAATTGTTTTCATATTACTTTCCTCCAATAC includes:
- the LOC105230652 gene encoding farnesyl pyrophosphate synthase: MLSRTLKCPQLQFNVSTILGFSANKITSSARKLSNLHRSQKPHQQLLLKFQRPLSIQTHAPDTKYVSASGDGTPDFMALFPDIVRELTEEIRSLKADEAASWNEKALEYNAIGGKKSRAFLAISTYKNLVKPEELTPENLQLLHYLAWCIEMLQCFFLILDDIVDDSITRRGQLCWHKKNDVGIIAVNDAMMIENGIYALLRKHFRHLDCYVDLLELFHKITFITTSGQSMDNIYANKKVTDFNIDKYNVISDTKTGYYSFYFPVAVAFHLAGVKNKAVFEESKTILLEMSNLFQVQDDFIDCFGDSDISGKIGTDIQDNKASWLAVMCMQKASPAQKEIMEECYGQKDAEKVARVKKLYKELDLINHYHAYEERKYNDIKMKIQQASNDVPKDAFLSLLNKFYKRQV